The following are from one region of the Acipenser ruthenus chromosome 19, fAciRut3.2 maternal haplotype, whole genome shotgun sequence genome:
- the LOC117424184 gene encoding hepatic leukemia factor-like isoform X1 — protein sequence MEKMPRPTSVNPAFIPLTHGVLKSLLENPLKLSLHHEEGFGKEKEKEKEEKLDDDGSGSNVPQSAFLGPTLWDKTLPYDGDCFQLEYMDLEEFLSENGIPSGPSQHNQHQQQQPALPLAPAPPPTPSVMDLSNQESTSIHQAMSNQNCMHSPGRAVLPSARNTPSPIDPDSIQVPVGYEPDPADLALSSVPGQEVFDPRKRKFSDEELKPQPMIKKARKIFISDEMKQDDKYWARRRKNNMAAKRSRDARRLKENQIAIRAGFLEKENSALRQEVAELRKELGRCKNVLSKYEARHGPM from the exons ATGGAGAAAATGCCGAGACCGACCTCTGTAAACCCAGCTTTCATACCTCTGACGCATGGGGTTCTGAAGTCGTTGCTGGAGAATCCTCTCAAACTGTCCCTGCACCACGAAGAAG GTTTtgggaaggagaaggagaaggagaaggaggagaaattGGACGACGACGGTTCTGGCAGCAATGTGCCACAGTCTGCTTTCTTGGGTCCCACGCTGTGGGACAAGACCCTGCCTTACGATGGGGACTGCTTTCAACTGGAATACATGGACCTTGAGGAGTTTCTGTCGGAAAACGGGATCCCATCCGGCCCCAGCCAGCACAAccagcaccagcagcagcagcctgcccTGCCACTGGCGCCCgcaccccctcccaccccctccgTCATGGACCTCAGCAATCAGGAGTCCACTTCCATTCACCAGGCCATGAGCAACCAGAACTGCATGCACAGCCCAGGCAGAGCAG TCCTGCCCTCGGCTCGCAACACTCCCAGCCCAATTGACCCCGACAGCATTCAGGTGCCCGTGGGCTACGAGCCAGACCCCGCGGACCTGGCCCTGTCCAGCGTCCCGGGACAGGAGGTGTTCGACCCACGCAAGCGCAAGTTCTCAGATGAGGAGCTCAAACCGCAGCCCATGATCAAAAAGGCGCGCAAGATCTTCATTTCTGACGAGATGAAG CAGGACGACAAATACTGGGCAAGGCGCAGAAAGAACAACATGGCGGCGAAGAGGTCGCGCGACGCCCGGCGACTGAAGGAGAACCAGATTGCCATCCGCGCCGGCTTCCTGGAGAAGGAGAACTCCGCGCTGCGGCAGGAGGTGGCAGAGCTGAGGAAAGAGCTGGGCCGCTGCAAGAACGTCCTGTCCAAATACGAGGCCAGGCACGGCCCCATGTGA
- the LOC117424184 gene encoding hepatic leukemia factor-like isoform X2: protein MEKMPRPTSVNPAFIPLTHGVLKSLLENPLKLSLHHEEGFGKEKEKEKEEKLDDDGSGSNVPQSAFLGPTLWDKTLPYDGDCFQLEYMDLEEFLSENGIPSGPSQHNQHQQQQPALPLAPAPPPTPSVMDLSNQESTSIHQAMSNQNCMHSPGRAVLPSARNTPSPIDPDSIQVPVGYEPDPADLALSSVPGQEVFDPRKRKFSDEELKPQPMIKKARKIFISDEMKDDKYWARRRKNNMAAKRSRDARRLKENQIAIRAGFLEKENSALRQEVAELRKELGRCKNVLSKYEARHGPM, encoded by the exons ATGGAGAAAATGCCGAGACCGACCTCTGTAAACCCAGCTTTCATACCTCTGACGCATGGGGTTCTGAAGTCGTTGCTGGAGAATCCTCTCAAACTGTCCCTGCACCACGAAGAAG GTTTtgggaaggagaaggagaaggagaaggaggagaaattGGACGACGACGGTTCTGGCAGCAATGTGCCACAGTCTGCTTTCTTGGGTCCCACGCTGTGGGACAAGACCCTGCCTTACGATGGGGACTGCTTTCAACTGGAATACATGGACCTTGAGGAGTTTCTGTCGGAAAACGGGATCCCATCCGGCCCCAGCCAGCACAAccagcaccagcagcagcagcctgcccTGCCACTGGCGCCCgcaccccctcccaccccctccgTCATGGACCTCAGCAATCAGGAGTCCACTTCCATTCACCAGGCCATGAGCAACCAGAACTGCATGCACAGCCCAGGCAGAGCAG TCCTGCCCTCGGCTCGCAACACTCCCAGCCCAATTGACCCCGACAGCATTCAGGTGCCCGTGGGCTACGAGCCAGACCCCGCGGACCTGGCCCTGTCCAGCGTCCCGGGACAGGAGGTGTTCGACCCACGCAAGCGCAAGTTCTCAGATGAGGAGCTCAAACCGCAGCCCATGATCAAAAAGGCGCGCAAGATCTTCATTTCTGACGAGATGAAG GACGACAAATACTGGGCAAGGCGCAGAAAGAACAACATGGCGGCGAAGAGGTCGCGCGACGCCCGGCGACTGAAGGAGAACCAGATTGCCATCCGCGCCGGCTTCCTGGAGAAGGAGAACTCCGCGCTGCGGCAGGAGGTGGCAGAGCTGAGGAAAGAGCTGGGCCGCTGCAAGAACGTCCTGTCCAAATACGAGGCCAGGCACGGCCCCATGTGA